From a single Marinobacter sp. THAF197a genomic region:
- a CDS encoding isocitrate lyase, translating into MPYAQDVDQIASILKQNPTWNAINPKHAARMRAQNKFKTGLDIAKYTAKIMREDMAAYDADSSQYTQSLGCWHGFIGQQKLISIKKHFGTTKRRYLYLSGWMVAALRSEFGPLPDQSMHEKTAVSGLIEELYTFLRQADAWELNHLFRALEEAENAGDSAKAAELIKQIDNHETHVVPIIADIDAGFGNAEATYLLAKQMIEAGACCIQIENQVSDEKQCGHQDGKVTVPHADFLSKINAVRLAFLELGVDDGVIVARTDSLGAGLTKQIAVTNEPGDLGDQYNSFLDGEYIEDASQIENGDVVIKSNGKLLKPKRLASGLFCFKPGSGEDRVVLDCITSLQNGADMLWIETEKPHVGQIAAMVNRIKEVVPDAKLVYNNSPSFNWTLNFRQQVFDAMKEEGKDVSAYDRAKLMSAEYDNTELGQLADEWCRNFQRDASREAGVFHHLITLPTYHTAALSTDNLAKGYFGDEGMLAYVEGVQRKEIRQGIATVKHQDMAGSNIGDDHKEFFAGEAALKAGGKDNTMNQFG; encoded by the coding sequence ATGCCCTACGCACAAGACGTCGACCAAATCGCTTCGATTCTGAAGCAGAACCCGACCTGGAATGCCATCAACCCGAAGCACGCTGCCCGCATGCGCGCCCAGAACAAATTCAAGACTGGTCTGGACATCGCCAAGTACACCGCCAAGATCATGCGTGAAGACATGGCTGCTTACGATGCCGATTCTTCCCAGTACACTCAGTCCCTGGGTTGCTGGCACGGTTTCATCGGCCAGCAGAAGCTGATCTCCATCAAGAAGCACTTCGGTACCACCAAGCGTCGCTACCTGTACCTGTCTGGCTGGATGGTTGCTGCCCTGCGTTCTGAGTTCGGCCCGCTGCCTGACCAGTCCATGCACGAGAAGACTGCGGTTTCTGGCCTGATCGAAGAACTGTACACCTTCCTGCGCCAGGCTGACGCATGGGAACTGAACCACCTGTTCCGTGCCCTGGAAGAAGCTGAAAACGCTGGCGACAGCGCCAAGGCCGCTGAGCTGATCAAGCAGATCGACAACCACGAAACTCACGTTGTGCCGATCATTGCTGACATCGACGCTGGTTTCGGTAATGCCGAAGCAACCTACCTGCTGGCCAAGCAGATGATTGAAGCCGGTGCTTGCTGTATCCAGATCGAAAACCAGGTATCTGACGAGAAGCAGTGTGGCCACCAGGACGGTAAAGTAACCGTTCCGCACGCCGACTTCCTGTCCAAGATCAACGCGGTTCGTCTGGCGTTCCTGGAACTGGGTGTGGACGACGGCGTGATCGTTGCCCGTACTGACTCCCTGGGTGCTGGCCTGACCAAGCAGATCGCTGTTACCAACGAGCCGGGTGACCTGGGCGACCAGTACAACAGCTTCCTGGACGGCGAGTACATCGAAGACGCTTCCCAGATCGAGAACGGCGACGTTGTGATCAAGTCCAACGGCAAGCTGCTGAAGCCGAAGCGTCTGGCCTCTGGCCTGTTCTGCTTCAAGCCGGGCTCTGGCGAAGACCGTGTTGTTCTGGACTGTATCACCAGCCTGCAGAACGGCGCAGACATGCTGTGGATCGAAACCGAGAAGCCGCACGTTGGTCAGATCGCTGCCATGGTTAACCGCATCAAGGAAGTAGTGCCCGACGCCAAGCTGGTTTACAACAACAGCCCGTCCTTCAACTGGACCCTGAACTTCCGTCAGCAGGTATTCGATGCCATGAAGGAAGAAGGCAAGGATGTATCTGCTTACGACCGCGCCAAGCTGATGAGCGCCGAGTACGACAACACTGAGCTGGGCCAGCTGGCTGACGAGTGGTGCCGTAACTTCCAGCGTGATGCGTCCCGTGAAGCGGGTGTGTTCCACCACCTGATCACCCTGCCGACGTACCACACTGCGGCTCTGTCTACCGACAACCTGGCCAAGGGCTACTTCGGTGACGAAGGCATGCTGGCGTACGTTGAAGGTGTTCAGCGCAAGGAAATCCGTCAGGGCATCGCCACTGTGAAGCACCAGGACATGGCCGGTTCCAACATCGGTGATGACCACAAAGAGTTCTTCGCTGGTGAAGCGGCTCTGAAGGCCGGTGGTAAAGACAACACCATGAACCAGTTCGGTTAA
- a CDS encoding DUF1538 domain-containing protein, whose translation MFYIRAFGHSLLHALKNLFPIIAVVVFFQLVVLQQMPDNTLSMAIGLLIVAAGVALFLQGLELSIFPVGKSLSNQFAKRGSVPILLSFGFAMGFSAVVAEPALIAVAQQAQEISEGKIDALTLRLLVATSVGVVIALGVFRTIFGYPLHWFMIVGYITVVIVTWFAPEEIVGLAYDSGGVTTNIVTVPLIAALGIGLAASIRGRNPLTDGFGLVALAVMVPMITVQLYGIVVYSGGVSDEAGPILLQDEGEAISGALKMLLELAEMFRDVLPIILTILFFQYIVLRRGLSNPPKILFGFLLVILGLYAFVVGLKMGLFPIGTSMAEQLIALERFGFIYLFAFMIGFATTMAEPALLAVGKQAEEAASGRINGNAIRILVALGVAVGISIGVHRIIVGGSMHYYIMGGYTVVIILTALAPKYIVALAYDLGGVTTSEVTVPLVTALGIGLATNIEGRSVLIDGFGLIAFASIFPIVTVMLYAIVMQWRADRREVHT comes from the coding sequence GTGTTCTACATCCGCGCTTTCGGCCACTCGCTGCTGCACGCACTGAAGAATCTGTTTCCGATTATTGCGGTGGTTGTGTTCTTCCAGTTGGTCGTACTTCAGCAGATGCCGGACAATACACTCAGCATGGCCATTGGTCTCCTGATTGTTGCTGCCGGTGTCGCCCTGTTCCTTCAGGGCCTTGAGCTGTCGATTTTCCCGGTGGGCAAAAGCCTTTCCAACCAGTTTGCCAAGCGGGGGTCGGTACCTATCCTGCTCTCGTTTGGTTTCGCCATGGGTTTCTCCGCCGTGGTGGCAGAGCCCGCCCTGATTGCCGTAGCCCAACAGGCCCAGGAGATCAGCGAAGGCAAGATTGACGCTCTCACCCTCCGGCTTCTGGTCGCCACGTCGGTTGGCGTGGTGATCGCCCTCGGCGTGTTCCGGACCATCTTCGGCTACCCGCTGCACTGGTTCATGATCGTCGGTTACATCACCGTGGTCATCGTCACCTGGTTCGCTCCGGAAGAAATTGTCGGGCTGGCCTACGACTCCGGTGGAGTCACCACCAACATTGTTACCGTGCCGCTTATTGCTGCCCTGGGCATCGGCCTGGCCGCTTCCATTCGGGGCCGCAACCCGCTCACCGATGGCTTTGGCCTGGTGGCCCTAGCGGTCATGGTGCCCATGATTACCGTGCAACTCTACGGCATCGTGGTTTACAGCGGCGGCGTATCCGACGAAGCGGGCCCCATACTCCTGCAGGACGAAGGCGAAGCCATCTCCGGCGCCCTGAAAATGCTGTTGGAACTGGCGGAGATGTTCAGGGACGTGCTGCCCATCATCCTGACCATTCTGTTCTTCCAGTACATCGTCCTGCGCCGGGGTCTGTCCAATCCGCCGAAGATTCTGTTTGGTTTTCTGCTGGTTATTCTGGGCCTATATGCCTTTGTCGTCGGCCTCAAGATGGGCCTGTTCCCCATTGGCACCAGCATGGCGGAACAGCTGATCGCACTGGAACGCTTCGGTTTCATTTACCTGTTCGCCTTTATGATCGGATTTGCCACCACCATGGCCGAGCCGGCCCTGCTGGCCGTGGGCAAACAGGCCGAAGAAGCCGCCTCCGGGCGAATCAACGGCAATGCCATCCGCATTCTGGTTGCCCTGGGCGTGGCGGTTGGCATCAGCATCGGGGTGCACCGGATCATTGTTGGCGGCTCCATGCATTACTACATTATGGGTGGCTACACGGTGGTCATCATCCTGACCGCCCTGGCCCCGAAATATATCGTGGCCCTGGCCTACGATCTTGGCGGGGTCACCACCTCCGAGGTGACCGTGCCACTGGTGACCGCCCTCGGCATTGGCCTGGCCACCAATATCGAGGGCCGGAGTGTGTTGATTGATGGCTTCGGCCTGATTGCTTTCGCTTCTATCTTTCCTATTGTTACCGTGATGCTCTACGCCATTGTCATGCAATGGCGGGCAGACCGCAGAGAGGTGCACACATGA
- a CDS encoding transcriptional regulator, protein MKFSVLVAIVPEEQEQECIDAARDLGAGGITVLSGRGISNTAKKTFFGLTYDGSQSVLVMVLEKGLSLQILKSIQKLLMPAENDSQGLVFTLPLEHLGGIDMSQFQKFEQHLKENI, encoded by the coding sequence ATGAAGTTTTCCGTTCTAGTCGCCATCGTTCCGGAAGAGCAGGAACAGGAATGCATAGATGCCGCCCGCGATCTGGGCGCCGGCGGCATTACCGTACTTTCCGGTCGGGGTATCAGCAACACAGCCAAGAAGACCTTCTTTGGCCTGACCTACGACGGCAGCCAGAGTGTGCTGGTGATGGTTCTGGAAAAGGGCCTGTCCTTGCAGATACTCAAATCCATTCAAAAACTTTTGATGCCGGCGGAAAACGATTCCCAGGGACTGGTATTCACTCTGCCGCTGGAACACCTGGGCGGCATTGATATGTCCCAGTTCCAGAAGTTTGAACAGCATCTAAAAGAAAATATCTAA
- a CDS encoding CBS domain-containing protein — MKLVKEVMVTDVVCVSPFAKLREALSLMKKHNVKSLVVEKQHPNDAYGLITYTNVLKTVVAEEGDIDLLNVYDACAKPAISVGKSLAVRQVASLMTEHRVKRILVLEDNDLLGFVTMDDIMAVLLEQVE; from the coding sequence ATGAAACTGGTCAAAGAGGTCATGGTTACCGACGTGGTTTGTGTTTCCCCCTTCGCCAAGCTGCGGGAAGCCCTGAGCCTGATGAAGAAACATAACGTGAAATCCCTGGTGGTCGAAAAACAACACCCAAATGATGCCTACGGCCTTATTACCTACACCAATGTGCTCAAGACCGTTGTCGCCGAAGAAGGTGACATTGACCTACTGAACGTTTATGACGCCTGCGCCAAGCCAGCAATCTCGGTTGGGAAAAGTCTCGCTGTTCGCCAGGTCGCCAGCCTGATGACCGAACACCGGGTAAAACGCATCCTGGTACTGGAGGACAATGACCTGCTGGGCTTTGTCACCATGGACGACATTATGGCGGTGTTGCTTGAGCAGGTTGAGTAA
- a CDS encoding cation:proton antiporter — translation MAEHALTQLLMLLGATVTVVLLFQKLRIPPSLAYLAVGVALGANTAGPVVSEHYIRIIAEYGIVFLLFTIGLSYSVSQIYALRHTILSLGTAQVVLTTIIVGLAAWLIGVPAAAAFVIGAVFAQSSSTIIIRQLTDQNEAQSRHGRLGITLSVFQDITAVPFIVIIPVLGVAAAHQITGELGLALLKAGIALVLVLIVGRYLLKPLFHLVAERRSAELFTLTVLFVSLLAAWTTEALGLSMAFGAFLAGMILADTEFKHQVDATIRPFRDVLVGLFFVSVGMLFNPEVLLEIWPEALAGASFLIITKLLIVTIITRLSGIDLATAFRTGIVLSVGGEFGFALLTIGIESGTIGGLIAQTVLMSVLISMLISPFLMHHSDYLANRLFVQKSKVDNQELMGTGQPSDLGDHVIICGYGRTGQVVGAFLEKEGIPFLGLELDPSIVQEARLAGHAVYCADGANREVLENAGLASTSILIITHNDLASSLQTLRIVQSIRPDLKTIVRTNNDRFEQELRNAGATEVIPETLETGLLIASHLLLSLKVPGRKVARYLADQRRKRYPMLKEIFRSDVDTLLDENPDAEILHAIRVFEGDPGVNKTIEQLIAPYSRIAVSALVRNNNRVKDPESDIRLTSDDVLVVLGPQSEIDSLQLEMTGIEPTRGA, via the coding sequence ATGGCTGAACACGCTCTGACACAACTTCTGATGCTACTTGGAGCCACCGTTACGGTGGTTCTTCTTTTTCAGAAATTGAGGATTCCGCCAAGCCTGGCCTATCTCGCCGTTGGGGTAGCATTGGGAGCCAATACGGCTGGGCCCGTTGTATCTGAACATTACATCCGGATTATTGCCGAGTATGGCATCGTCTTTCTTTTGTTCACCATTGGCCTCAGCTATTCCGTGAGCCAGATATACGCATTGAGGCACACCATTCTCAGCCTGGGCACAGCACAGGTTGTCCTGACAACGATTATTGTTGGCCTGGCCGCATGGCTAATCGGCGTTCCGGCCGCTGCCGCCTTCGTTATCGGGGCCGTGTTCGCCCAGTCTTCGAGCACCATCATTATTCGCCAGTTAACCGATCAAAACGAAGCTCAGTCCCGACACGGCAGGCTGGGGATAACCCTATCAGTGTTTCAGGATATTACGGCTGTTCCATTTATCGTCATTATTCCTGTACTGGGAGTGGCAGCGGCCCATCAAATCACTGGCGAACTCGGGCTCGCCCTGCTCAAGGCCGGCATTGCACTTGTGCTGGTACTGATTGTTGGGCGATATCTGCTAAAGCCACTGTTTCATCTGGTAGCGGAGAGACGCTCAGCGGAACTCTTCACACTCACCGTGCTTTTCGTATCGCTACTCGCAGCCTGGACTACAGAAGCATTGGGTTTATCCATGGCCTTTGGCGCGTTTCTTGCCGGGATGATCCTGGCTGACACCGAATTCAAACATCAAGTCGATGCCACCATCCGCCCCTTCAGAGATGTTCTTGTAGGGCTGTTCTTCGTTAGCGTCGGGATGCTTTTTAACCCTGAGGTATTGCTTGAGATCTGGCCAGAGGCACTGGCAGGCGCCAGTTTTCTGATCATTACCAAGCTGCTCATCGTGACAATCATTACCCGCCTATCCGGAATCGATTTAGCAACGGCCTTCCGGACTGGGATTGTGCTCTCGGTGGGTGGTGAGTTCGGGTTTGCCTTGCTGACCATCGGAATAGAGAGCGGAACCATAGGCGGATTAATTGCACAGACAGTTCTTATGTCTGTTCTAATCTCAATGCTTATAAGTCCATTCCTGATGCACCACAGCGACTATTTAGCCAACCGTCTGTTTGTTCAGAAATCCAAAGTGGACAATCAAGAACTGATGGGAACCGGGCAACCATCCGATCTTGGCGACCACGTGATCATTTGCGGATACGGCCGAACCGGGCAAGTGGTGGGCGCCTTTCTGGAAAAGGAGGGCATCCCCTTTCTGGGCCTTGAGCTTGATCCCAGTATCGTTCAGGAAGCGCGCCTCGCCGGCCATGCCGTTTACTGCGCCGATGGTGCTAACAGGGAAGTTCTTGAGAATGCAGGGCTAGCCAGTACTTCGATTTTAATCATCACCCACAATGATCTCGCTTCCTCATTACAGACACTTCGGATAGTTCAATCTATCAGACCAGACCTCAAAACCATCGTACGAACCAATAACGATCGCTTTGAACAGGAGTTGCGAAACGCCGGTGCCACGGAAGTTATACCGGAAACGCTTGAAACCGGCCTGCTGATTGCCTCTCACCTTTTGCTCTCGCTTAAAGTACCGGGAAGGAAGGTAGCCCGCTATCTCGCGGATCAAAGGCGGAAGAGGTACCCGATGCTTAAAGAAATTTTCCGAAGCGACGTCGACACACTTCTGGATGAGAACCCGGATGCCGAGATACTGCACGCAATACGCGTTTTTGAAGGGGATCCCGGAGTCAACAAAACCATTGAGCAGCTTATCGCCCCATACAGCCGAATTGCGGTCTCCGCCCTTGTCAGAAACAACAATCGGGTAAAAGATCCAGAGTCGGATATCCGCCTGACCTCTGACGATGTTTTAGTAGTTCTCGGGCCCCAATCGGAAATTGATAGCCTTCAGCTAGAAATGACCGGTATTGAGCCAACCAGGGGAGCATAA
- a CDS encoding P-II family nitrogen regulator → MDFKLIMVFVDQERTDIVLDAARDAGATGATIINNAQGRGHKPHYTFFGFEFMGARSVVLILVEASRSRRVLDAVCAAGKLDESKETGIAIELDVAQAVGLKEHIEFLRQQPK, encoded by the coding sequence ATGGATTTCAAATTGATTATGGTTTTCGTTGACCAAGAACGGACGGACATCGTGCTTGATGCGGCTCGAGATGCTGGTGCAACGGGTGCCACTATCATCAATAATGCGCAAGGACGAGGTCACAAGCCTCATTACACGTTCTTTGGTTTCGAGTTTATGGGAGCCCGAAGTGTTGTTTTGATCCTGGTTGAGGCCAGCCGCTCGCGGCGGGTCCTTGATGCTGTCTGTGCCGCGGGCAAACTTGATGAATCGAAAGAGACGGGGATCGCAATTGAGTTGGACGTTGCCCAGGCCGTTGGCTTGAAGGAGCACATTGAGTTTCTCCGTCAACAGCCCAAATAA
- a CDS encoding CASTOR/POLLUX-related putative ion channel, translating into MLPFRVVDRLKFIVERQLVKGAGFQLLVVGFFIGLISLIGGMLVVPQGGEFDDPGSAVWWAFLRLTDPGYLGDDVGTWQRVVSTLLTVLGYVVFMGTLVAILTRWLIAKMEELERGLTPVTLKNHFVVLGWTAQTPPLVAELFSSTGRMQRFLEKHDTQKLRLVVLAEEASAEQVHQLGSEPGVGRRAREVILRSGSAIQPDALHRVACLDAAAVIVPSQVHDAGSLVTSDVETVKALLSIAAQARHLNAPLPFVVAEIQDMRKLSVIERAYPGAVEVVAGDVTISRLMVQNVLHPNLSEVYNELLTAGEGSEIFVRGGETAEGLSLGELAAQRPNAIVLGLLQPAGGGWNVNLLAPSDTIIRREDRVVLLASDYEHTGADPKAEPLPVIERRAAQVHATGGSGAHRVLVLGWNRRVPSLAEEFSSYKGRNFKLDMVSATPLKERQREIARYGVDLEAINGQLLEADYMVEDDLRKLNPASYDTIILLSSDRLGSGEEADARAMVGYLQLEDILAEAPRRPQVIMELSDPNNRQLLYGHQSEMLISPMILSHVLAQVALRRELRVVLDELFTVGGAEIQFRDPHDYPLPASADFQLLEKIVAAGGEIALGVYRAKANELGRHLQLNPPRSEWLALAERDQIVVLALN; encoded by the coding sequence ATGTTGCCATTCCGGGTTGTTGACCGTCTGAAGTTCATTGTCGAACGCCAACTTGTCAAAGGGGCAGGATTCCAGTTACTGGTTGTCGGCTTCTTTATTGGGCTTATTTCGCTGATCGGCGGGATGCTTGTGGTGCCCCAGGGGGGAGAGTTCGACGACCCGGGCTCGGCTGTCTGGTGGGCGTTTCTGCGGCTGACCGACCCGGGCTATCTCGGCGACGATGTGGGTACCTGGCAACGGGTGGTCTCCACGTTGCTGACTGTTCTCGGTTACGTGGTGTTTATGGGTACCCTGGTGGCCATCCTGACCCGCTGGCTGATTGCCAAGATGGAAGAGCTGGAACGGGGCCTGACACCGGTCACGCTTAAGAACCATTTTGTGGTACTTGGCTGGACAGCTCAAACGCCGCCACTGGTGGCGGAGTTGTTCAGCTCTACCGGTCGGATGCAGCGTTTTCTGGAGAAACATGACACCCAGAAATTGCGGCTGGTGGTCCTGGCGGAGGAGGCCAGTGCCGAACAGGTGCATCAGTTGGGGAGCGAGCCCGGCGTTGGGCGAAGGGCTCGTGAGGTGATTCTTCGCAGTGGCTCAGCGATTCAGCCAGATGCCTTGCATCGGGTAGCCTGCCTGGATGCCGCCGCAGTGATTGTGCCCAGCCAGGTTCACGATGCCGGAAGCTTGGTGACGTCAGATGTGGAAACCGTCAAGGCACTGCTGTCCATCGCTGCCCAGGCTCGCCATCTGAATGCGCCTTTGCCATTTGTGGTGGCTGAAATTCAGGACATGCGCAAGCTGTCGGTGATTGAGCGCGCCTATCCGGGTGCGGTTGAGGTGGTTGCGGGCGATGTCACCATCAGCAGGTTGATGGTGCAGAACGTTCTGCATCCCAATCTTTCTGAGGTTTATAACGAACTGCTGACCGCCGGAGAAGGCAGTGAAATTTTTGTCCGGGGCGGTGAAACCGCCGAAGGCTTGAGTCTGGGCGAACTGGCGGCCCAACGCCCGAACGCCATCGTTCTTGGTTTGTTGCAGCCCGCCGGTGGCGGCTGGAACGTCAACCTGCTGGCACCATCAGACACGATTATTCGCCGCGAAGACCGCGTGGTGCTGTTGGCCAGTGATTACGAGCATACGGGGGCAGACCCGAAAGCTGAACCGCTGCCTGTTATTGAAAGGCGCGCCGCGCAGGTGCACGCGACTGGCGGTTCGGGGGCTCACCGGGTGCTTGTGTTGGGCTGGAACCGGCGGGTGCCGAGCCTGGCCGAGGAATTTAGCAGCTATAAAGGCCGCAATTTCAAATTGGATATGGTGTCTGCCACCCCGTTAAAAGAACGCCAGCGGGAAATTGCCCGTTATGGCGTTGATCTTGAAGCCATCAACGGTCAGTTGCTGGAAGCTGACTACATGGTGGAAGACGATCTGCGAAAACTGAACCCCGCCAGCTACGATACGATCATTCTGCTGAGCAGTGACCGCCTTGGTTCCGGGGAAGAGGCCGATGCCCGGGCCATGGTTGGCTACCTGCAGCTGGAAGACATTCTGGCCGAGGCACCCCGGCGCCCGCAGGTAATTATGGAGCTGAGTGATCCCAACAACCGCCAGCTGCTCTATGGCCACCAGAGTGAGATGCTGATCAGCCCGATGATCCTGAGCCACGTTCTGGCTCAGGTAGCCCTGCGTCGCGAACTCCGGGTAGTGTTGGATGAGTTGTTTACTGTGGGTGGCGCCGAGATTCAGTTCCGCGATCCCCACGATTACCCGTTACCTGCGAGCGCGGATTTCCAGCTGCTTGAAAAAATTGTCGCCGCCGGCGGTGAGATCGCGCTTGGCGTATATCGGGCAAAGGCGAATGAATTGGGGCGGCACCTGCAGCTCAACCCTCCCCGGAGCGAGTGGTTGGCATTGGCAGAGCGGGATCAGATTGTTGTGTTGGCTTTAAATTGA
- the dauA gene encoding C4-dicarboxylic acid transporter DauA, with the protein MSHRAHLFSLRIAHAFREACVDERYTGGRFLKDLMAGVTVGIIAIPLAMALAIASGVAPQYGLYTAFIAGFVIALFGGSRYSISGPTAAFVVILYPIAQSYGLGGLLLATLMSGVLLVIMAVMRLGRFIEYIPESVTLGFTGGIAVVIATLQVKDFFGLSVETMPEHYWDKLAVLAQQLPALDSMSTLIAAITLAVMLLWPRLKTPVPPHLPAVIIGSLLAIWFNANGAAIETIGSRFSYLLPDGSTGAGIPPFLPEFAWPWQQLNAQGEPVGLSWNMVRELLPAAFAIAMLGAIESLLCAVVLDGMTGKRHSANSELMGQGIGNIVVPFFGGITATAAIARSAANYRAGAQSPVAAMVHALVVLLALVSLAGILAYLPMPAMAALLIMVAWNMSEAPKAMHLLKTAPRSDVLVFFTCFGLTVALDMVIAITTGVLLAAVLFMREMAQMTKVTDISDNKRVVQAGLPKGWRVFKINGPLFFAAADRVFGELADLSRETRGFVLYMDGVTVLDAGGLAALNKLIDQCRKNGTEIMIADLQFQPLRALARAGLKPEPGVSSFYPSLASALETLSARRSAPQMV; encoded by the coding sequence ATGTCGCACCGCGCTCATCTGTTTTCTCTGAGGATTGCCCACGCCTTCCGTGAAGCCTGTGTGGATGAGCGTTATACCGGCGGCCGCTTCCTGAAAGACCTGATGGCCGGCGTGACCGTCGGCATTATTGCTATCCCCCTGGCCATGGCGCTGGCCATTGCCAGTGGCGTTGCCCCCCAGTATGGCCTTTATACCGCCTTCATTGCCGGTTTTGTGATTGCCCTGTTCGGCGGCAGCCGTTACAGCATCTCCGGCCCCACGGCGGCGTTCGTGGTGATTCTGTACCCCATTGCCCAGAGCTACGGACTGGGTGGCCTGCTGCTGGCCACGCTGATGTCCGGGGTGTTGCTGGTGATTATGGCGGTGATGCGCCTGGGCCGTTTTATCGAGTATATCCCGGAATCCGTCACCCTGGGGTTCACCGGCGGTATTGCGGTGGTGATCGCCACCCTGCAGGTGAAAGACTTTTTCGGCCTGTCGGTAGAGACCATGCCGGAGCATTACTGGGACAAGCTGGCGGTGCTGGCCCAGCAGTTACCGGCGCTGGATTCCATGAGCACACTGATCGCCGCCATTACCCTGGCGGTTATGTTGCTCTGGCCCAGGCTGAAAACGCCGGTGCCGCCGCATTTGCCTGCGGTGATTATCGGCAGCCTGCTGGCGATCTGGTTCAATGCCAATGGGGCTGCGATAGAAACCATCGGTTCCCGGTTCAGTTACCTGTTGCCCGATGGCAGTACCGGTGCCGGCATTCCCCCCTTCCTTCCCGAATTTGCCTGGCCCTGGCAGCAACTGAATGCCCAGGGCGAGCCGGTAGGCCTGTCCTGGAATATGGTGCGCGAGTTGCTGCCGGCGGCCTTTGCCATTGCCATGCTCGGGGCCATTGAATCCTTGCTGTGTGCCGTGGTGCTGGATGGCATGACCGGCAAGCGCCACAGCGCCAACAGCGAACTGATGGGGCAGGGCATCGGCAACATTGTGGTGCCGTTTTTCGGCGGTATTACCGCCACCGCCGCCATTGCCCGCTCAGCTGCCAACTATCGGGCCGGGGCCCAGTCACCGGTGGCTGCCATGGTGCATGCCTTGGTGGTGTTGCTGGCGCTGGTGTCGCTGGCCGGTATTCTGGCATACCTGCCCATGCCGGCCATGGCTGCGCTGCTGATCATGGTAGCCTGGAACATGAGCGAGGCCCCCAAGGCCATGCATCTGCTGAAAACCGCCCCGCGCAGCGATGTGCTGGTGTTTTTTACCTGTTTTGGCCTGACCGTGGCGCTGGATATGGTCATTGCCATTACTACCGGTGTCTTGTTGGCGGCGGTGCTGTTCATGCGTGAAATGGCTCAGATGACCAAGGTGACAGACATCAGCGATAACAAACGGGTAGTGCAGGCCGGGCTGCCGAAAGGCTGGCGGGTATTCAAGATCAACGGCCCGCTGTTCTTTGCCGCCGCTGACCGGGTTTTTGGTGAGCTTGCGGATCTGTCCCGGGAAACCCGGGGCTTTGTGTTGTACATGGATGGCGTGACCGTGCTGGATGCCGGCGGCCTGGCGGCGTTGAACAAACTGATTGACCAGTGCCGGAAAAACGGTACCGAAATCATGATCGCTGACCTTCAGTTTCAGCCCCTTAGGGCCCTGGCCCGGGCTGGGCTCAAACCGGAACCGGGGGTCAGCAGTTTTTATCCATCACTGGCCTCGGCTCTTGAAACCCTCAGTGCCCGCCGCAGTGCCCCGCAGATGGTCTGA
- a CDS encoding CopG family transcriptional regulator, protein MTKENRTARLTLLIDPEKKAVFEELCKAEDVTPSQKVRQFIREYVEQRLGEDWRERRTDKPD, encoded by the coding sequence ATGACTAAGGAAAACCGAACAGCCCGATTGACGCTACTGATCGATCCGGAGAAGAAAGCGGTCTTTGAGGAACTGTGCAAAGCAGAGGATGTCACTCCGTCACAGAAAGTCCGCCAGTTTATCCGCGAATACGTCGAGCAGAGACTGGGCGAAGACTGGCGCGAACGGCGCACCGACAAACCTGACTGA